One window of Acipenser ruthenus chromosome 52, fAciRut3.2 maternal haplotype, whole genome shotgun sequence genomic DNA carries:
- the LOC117432675 gene encoding uncharacterized protein LOC117432675, with amino-acid sequence MDIDARSWDSNPRLRIVLVGNTGTGKSASGNTILGRKEFKSEASSYSVTNVCQKRDGEVAGRSVAVVDTPDLLDSERSQPDIQRHVKDCASLSAPGPHAFLLTIQTGRFTEEEKRAVETIQEIFGKGATRHAIVLFTRGDDLENETIEEFVHKNQHLCRLVNKCGGRYHLFNNRKTSDRTQVTELLEKIESMLKENGGSWYKINPKREDRSQWPLIKNILIGAVLGAAVGAAVGAATGNSSGNGAAIGAILGVLGSLWRFLKNNSSYTFQEQDSHHSSSFTQRSKLSGGNADSELRIILIGKTENGKSASGNTILGSKQFISKPGFSSITKECVKMKGEVDGRSVAVVDTPGLYDTDLSETEALREIVKCISMSSPGPHAFLIVIQMGRFTKEERDTVDLIMKIFGEGAEKYTVVLFTRGEDLEDNETIEEFIQRGDQHLKNIVEKCGGRCHAFNNKMMSDRSQVTELLEKMESMVKENGGGCYTTEMYKKAEAAIEEEKKRIMKESPGCSEEDARKKAEGSNAFIKTLIGAGIGAGTGAVLGARIGAFGGPIGAGIGAAGGGIVAVVNDKCSIQ; translated from the exons ATGGACATCGATGCTAGAagttgggattcaa ATCCTAGGTTGAGGATTGTTCTGGTTGGGAACACTGGGACTGGGAAGAGTGCTtctggaaacaccatcctgggcagaaAAGAGTTTAAATCTGAAGCCAGCTCCTATTCAGTTACAAATGTGTGCCAGAAGAGAGATGGAGAAGTGGCTGGGAGGAGTGTTGCTGTGGTCGACACCCCAGACTTGTTGGATTCAGAGCGTTCTCAGCCTGATATTCAACGCCACGTTAAAGATTGTGCttctctgtctgccccgggaccccacgctttcctcctgaCCATACAGACTGGACGATTCACAGAAGAAGAGAAGAGAGCCGTGGAGACAATCCAGGAGATTTTTGGCAAGGGAGCTACAAGGCACGCTATTGTGCTTTTCACCCGAGGGGATGATCTGGAAAACGAGACGATTGAGGAGTTTGTCCACAAGAACCAGCATCTCTGCCGGCTGGTTAACAAGTGTGGAGGCAGGTATCACCTCTTCAATAACAGGAAGACCAGCGATCGCACCCAGGTCACTGAGCTGCTGGAGAAGATAGAGAGCATGCTGAAAGAAAATGGAGGCAGCTGGTATAAGATAAACCCCAAGAGAGAAGACAGAAGTCAATGGCCACTGATTAAAAACATACTAATTGGAGCGGTTTTGGGAGCAGCTGTGGGAGCAGCTGTGGGAGCAGCAACTGGCAATTCATCAGGAAATGGAGCAGCAATTGGAGCAATATTAGGGGTCTTGGGTTCTTTgtggagatttttaaaaaat AACAGCAGCTACACCTTCCAAGAGCAAGACTCGCATCACAGCTCCAGTTTCACACAAAGAAGCAAGC tgtcTGGAGGAAATGCTGATTCCGAGTTGAGGATAATACTGATTGGAAAAACTGAGAATGGGAAGAGTGCttcaggaaacaccatcctgggctcAAAGCAGTTTATATCTAAACCTGGCTTCTCTTCAATTACAAAAGAGTGTGTGAAGATGAAAGGAGAAGTTGATGGGAGAAGCGTTGCTGTGGTCGACACTCCAGGCTTGTATGACACCGATCTCAGTGAAACAGAAGCTTTACGTGAGATTGTGAAGTGCATTTCCATGTCTTCCCCGGGACCCCATGCATTTCTGATTGTGATACAAATGGGTCGATtcacaaaggaagagagagacACAGTGGATCTAATCATGAAGATTTTCGGTGAGGGAGCTGAAAAATACACAGTGGTGCTCTTCACCCGCGGAGAAGACCTGGAAGATAATGAGACGATTGAAGAATTCATTCAGAGAGGTGATCAGCACCTCAAGAACATTGTAGAGAAGTGTGGAGGCCGGTGTCATGCCTTCAACAACAAGATGATGAGCGATCGCTCCCAGGTCACTGAGCTGCTGGAGAAGATGGAGAGCATGGTGAAAGAGAATGGAGGCGGTTGCTACACCACTGAGATGTACAAGAAGGCTGAAGCAGCCATTGAAGAAGAGAAAAAGAGGATAATGAAGGAAAGCCCAGGTTGCAGTGAGGAAGATGCTAGAAAGAAAGCAGAAGGAAGCaatgcatttataaaaacattaataGGAGCAGGAATAGGAGCAGGAACAGGAGCAGTACTAGGAGCAAGAATAGGAGCATTTGGAGGACCCATAGGAGCAGGAATAGGAGCAGCAGGAGGAGGAATAGTAGCTGTGGTAAATGACAAATGTTCAATACAGTAA